Proteins encoded in a region of the Balaenoptera ricei isolate mBalRic1 chromosome 19, mBalRic1.hap2, whole genome shotgun sequence genome:
- the ZNF23 gene encoding zinc finger protein 23 isoform X4 has product MSHTGQRSPRAGASSSPSLRGRPGDGSHAPDSLAPVNIDIQTDNNLTEEMYEEKHNTSFDLQRNSSQETDFSETYILEKQQEVHSVGSMEKENRSVIDGTVKDDISPMEECFFRQSPNLNQCHTISAGDQPPECTGLEKAFSFDTKPIQHEIINSGERPFKCEELVESFRCNSQLNQDQDSYTGEKPHQPKECGKAVSVNAKLIWHQRLHSGEKPFKCVECGKSFSYSSHYITHQTIHSGEKPYQCKVCGKAFSVNGSLSRHQRIHTGERPYQCKECGNGFSCSSAYITHQRVHTGEKPYECNDCGKAFNVNAKLIQHQRIHTGEKPYECNECGKGFRCSSQLRQHQSIHTGERPYQCKECGKAFSNNAKLIQHQRIHTGEKPYACTECGKAFGVKGKLIQHQRIHTGEKPYECKECGKAFRCNSQLRQHLRIHTGEKPYECNECGKAFNVNAKLMQHQRIHTGEKPFECNECGKCFTSKRNLVDHHRIHTGEKPYQCTECGKAFSINAKLTRHQRIHTGEKPFKCMECEKAFSCSSDYIVHQRIHTGEKPFQCKECGKAFHVNAHLIRHQRSHTGEKPFRCVECGKGFSYSSDCIIHQTVHTWKKPCVCNVCGKAFRFSFQLSQHQSVHSEGKS; this is encoded by the coding sequence tAAATATTGATATCCAGACTGACAATAATTTGACAGAGGAAATGTATGAAGAAAAACATAATACATCATTTGACCTTCAAAGGAACTCGTCCCAGGAAACAGACTTTTCAGAAACCTATATTCTAGAGAAACAGCAGGAAGTCCACTCAGTAGGAAGTatggagaaagaaaacaggagtGTCATTGATGGGACAGTGAAAGACGATATAAGCCCCATGGAGGAGTGTTTCTTTAGGCAAAGTCCAAACTTGAATCAGTGTCATACCATCTCTGCTGGAGATCAGCCCCCTGAGTGTACAGGATTGGAGAAAGCCTTCAGCTTTGACACAAAACCTATTCAACATGAAATAATTAATTCTGGGGAAAGACCTTTCAAATGTGAAGAATTAGTGGAAAGCTTTAGGTGTAACTCTCAACTTAATCAGGATCAAGATAGCTACACTGGGGAGAAGCCCCATCAACCTAAGGAGTGTGGCAAAGCCGTTAGCGTTAATGCAAAATTAATTTGGCATCAAAGACTTCACAGTGGGGAGAAGCCCTTCAAATGTGTAGAGTGTGGAAAAAGCTTCAGTTACAGTTCCCATTATATCACACATCAGACTATCCACAGTGGGGAGAAGCCCTATCAGTGTAAGGTGTGTGGCAAAGCCTTCAGCGTTAATGGGAGTCTGAGTAGGCATCAGAGAATCCATACAGGAGAGAGGCCCTATCAGTGCAAGGAGTGTGGGAATGGCTTTAGCTGCAGTTCTGCATATATCACACATCAGAGagtccacactggagagaaaccttacgaGTGTAATGACTGTGGGAAAGCTTTCAATGTTAATGCAAAATTAATTCAACATCAGAGgatccacactggagagaaaccttatgaatgtaatgagtgtgggaaAGGATTCAGGTGCAGCTCCCAGCTTAGGCAGCATCAGAGCATCCACACTGGAGAGAGACCCTATCAGTGTAAGGAGTGTGGAAAAGCCTTTAGTAATAATGCAAAACTCATTCAGCATCAAAgaattcacacaggagagaaaccctatgcaTGTActgaatgtggaaaagcctttgGCGTCAAAGGGAAGTTAATCCAGCACCAGAGAATCCACACGGGTGAGAAACCCTATGAGtgtaaagaatgtgggaaagccttcaggtGTAACTCCCAGCTTCGGCAGCATCTGAGAATCCACACCGGGGAGAAGCCCTATGAGTGTAATGAGTGTGGAAAGGCCTTCAACGTTAATGCAAAACTAATGCAGCACCAGAGGATTCACACTGGGGAGAAGCCCTTTGaatgtaatgagtgtgggaaATGCTTTACTTCTAAAAGAAACCTAGTTGATCATCACCGAATCCACACTGGAGAAAAGCCTTATCAGTGTacggaatgtgggaaagccttcagcaTCAATGCCAAACTAACTAGGCATCAGAGAATACACACTGGGGAGAAACCATTCAAATGTATGGAATGTGAGAAAGCATTTAGCTGTAGTTCTGACTATATTGTACATCAGAGAatacatactggagagaaaccctttcAATGTAAGGAGTGTGGAAAAGCCTTCCATGTTAATGCCCATTTAATTCGGCATCAGAGAAGCCACACTGGGGAGAAACCTTTCAGATGTGTGGAGTGTGGCAAAGGCTTCAGCTATAGTTCTGACTGTATTATACATCAGACTGTCCATACTTGGAAGAAACCctgtgtgtgtaatgtgtgtgggaaagccttcaggtTTAGCTTCCAACTTAGTCAGCATCAGAGTGTCCATAGTGAAGGAAAGTCCTAA
- the ZNF23 gene encoding zinc finger protein 23 isoform X3, producing MLENYGNMASLGFPLLKPTVISQLEGGGELEGPSPLASGTGTGPQGLWTVNIDIQTDNNLTEEMYEEKHNTSFDLQRNSSQETDFSETYILEKQQEVHSVGSMEKENRSVIDGTVKDDISPMEECFFRQSPNLNQCHTISAGDQPPECTGLEKAFSFDTKPIQHEIINSGERPFKCEELVESFRCNSQLNQDQDSYTGEKPHQPKECGKAVSVNAKLIWHQRLHSGEKPFKCVECGKSFSYSSHYITHQTIHSGEKPYQCKVCGKAFSVNGSLSRHQRIHTGERPYQCKECGNGFSCSSAYITHQRVHTGEKPYECNDCGKAFNVNAKLIQHQRIHTGEKPYECNECGKGFRCSSQLRQHQSIHTGERPYQCKECGKAFSNNAKLIQHQRIHTGEKPYACTECGKAFGVKGKLIQHQRIHTGEKPYECKECGKAFRCNSQLRQHLRIHTGEKPYECNECGKAFNVNAKLMQHQRIHTGEKPFECNECGKCFTSKRNLVDHHRIHTGEKPYQCTECGKAFSINAKLTRHQRIHTGEKPFKCMECEKAFSCSSDYIVHQRIHTGEKPFQCKECGKAFHVNAHLIRHQRSHTGEKPFRCVECGKGFSYSSDCIIHQTVHTWKKPCVCNVCGKAFRFSFQLSQHQSVHSEGKS from the coding sequence tAAATATTGATATCCAGACTGACAATAATTTGACAGAGGAAATGTATGAAGAAAAACATAATACATCATTTGACCTTCAAAGGAACTCGTCCCAGGAAACAGACTTTTCAGAAACCTATATTCTAGAGAAACAGCAGGAAGTCCACTCAGTAGGAAGTatggagaaagaaaacaggagtGTCATTGATGGGACAGTGAAAGACGATATAAGCCCCATGGAGGAGTGTTTCTTTAGGCAAAGTCCAAACTTGAATCAGTGTCATACCATCTCTGCTGGAGATCAGCCCCCTGAGTGTACAGGATTGGAGAAAGCCTTCAGCTTTGACACAAAACCTATTCAACATGAAATAATTAATTCTGGGGAAAGACCTTTCAAATGTGAAGAATTAGTGGAAAGCTTTAGGTGTAACTCTCAACTTAATCAGGATCAAGATAGCTACACTGGGGAGAAGCCCCATCAACCTAAGGAGTGTGGCAAAGCCGTTAGCGTTAATGCAAAATTAATTTGGCATCAAAGACTTCACAGTGGGGAGAAGCCCTTCAAATGTGTAGAGTGTGGAAAAAGCTTCAGTTACAGTTCCCATTATATCACACATCAGACTATCCACAGTGGGGAGAAGCCCTATCAGTGTAAGGTGTGTGGCAAAGCCTTCAGCGTTAATGGGAGTCTGAGTAGGCATCAGAGAATCCATACAGGAGAGAGGCCCTATCAGTGCAAGGAGTGTGGGAATGGCTTTAGCTGCAGTTCTGCATATATCACACATCAGAGagtccacactggagagaaaccttacgaGTGTAATGACTGTGGGAAAGCTTTCAATGTTAATGCAAAATTAATTCAACATCAGAGgatccacactggagagaaaccttatgaatgtaatgagtgtgggaaAGGATTCAGGTGCAGCTCCCAGCTTAGGCAGCATCAGAGCATCCACACTGGAGAGAGACCCTATCAGTGTAAGGAGTGTGGAAAAGCCTTTAGTAATAATGCAAAACTCATTCAGCATCAAAgaattcacacaggagagaaaccctatgcaTGTActgaatgtggaaaagcctttgGCGTCAAAGGGAAGTTAATCCAGCACCAGAGAATCCACACGGGTGAGAAACCCTATGAGtgtaaagaatgtgggaaagccttcaggtGTAACTCCCAGCTTCGGCAGCATCTGAGAATCCACACCGGGGAGAAGCCCTATGAGTGTAATGAGTGTGGAAAGGCCTTCAACGTTAATGCAAAACTAATGCAGCACCAGAGGATTCACACTGGGGAGAAGCCCTTTGaatgtaatgagtgtgggaaATGCTTTACTTCTAAAAGAAACCTAGTTGATCATCACCGAATCCACACTGGAGAAAAGCCTTATCAGTGTacggaatgtgggaaagccttcagcaTCAATGCCAAACTAACTAGGCATCAGAGAATACACACTGGGGAGAAACCATTCAAATGTATGGAATGTGAGAAAGCATTTAGCTGTAGTTCTGACTATATTGTACATCAGAGAatacatactggagagaaaccctttcAATGTAAGGAGTGTGGAAAAGCCTTCCATGTTAATGCCCATTTAATTCGGCATCAGAGAAGCCACACTGGGGAGAAACCTTTCAGATGTGTGGAGTGTGGCAAAGGCTTCAGCTATAGTTCTGACTGTATTATACATCAGACTGTCCATACTTGGAAGAAACCctgtgtgtgtaatgtgtgtgggaaagccttcaggtTTAGCTTCCAACTTAGTCAGCATCAGAGTGTCCATAGTGAAGGAAAGTCCTAA
- the ZNF23 gene encoding zinc finger protein 23 isoform X5 yields the protein MYEEKHNTSFDLQRNSSQETDFSETYILEKQQEVHSVGSMEKENRSVIDGTVKDDISPMEECFFRQSPNLNQCHTISAGDQPPECTGLEKAFSFDTKPIQHEIINSGERPFKCEELVESFRCNSQLNQDQDSYTGEKPHQPKECGKAVSVNAKLIWHQRLHSGEKPFKCVECGKSFSYSSHYITHQTIHSGEKPYQCKVCGKAFSVNGSLSRHQRIHTGERPYQCKECGNGFSCSSAYITHQRVHTGEKPYECNDCGKAFNVNAKLIQHQRIHTGEKPYECNECGKGFRCSSQLRQHQSIHTGERPYQCKECGKAFSNNAKLIQHQRIHTGEKPYACTECGKAFGVKGKLIQHQRIHTGEKPYECKECGKAFRCNSQLRQHLRIHTGEKPYECNECGKAFNVNAKLMQHQRIHTGEKPFECNECGKCFTSKRNLVDHHRIHTGEKPYQCTECGKAFSINAKLTRHQRIHTGEKPFKCMECEKAFSCSSDYIVHQRIHTGEKPFQCKECGKAFHVNAHLIRHQRSHTGEKPFRCVECGKGFSYSSDCIIHQTVHTWKKPCVCNVCGKAFRFSFQLSQHQSVHSEGKS from the coding sequence ATGTATGAAGAAAAACATAATACATCATTTGACCTTCAAAGGAACTCGTCCCAGGAAACAGACTTTTCAGAAACCTATATTCTAGAGAAACAGCAGGAAGTCCACTCAGTAGGAAGTatggagaaagaaaacaggagtGTCATTGATGGGACAGTGAAAGACGATATAAGCCCCATGGAGGAGTGTTTCTTTAGGCAAAGTCCAAACTTGAATCAGTGTCATACCATCTCTGCTGGAGATCAGCCCCCTGAGTGTACAGGATTGGAGAAAGCCTTCAGCTTTGACACAAAACCTATTCAACATGAAATAATTAATTCTGGGGAAAGACCTTTCAAATGTGAAGAATTAGTGGAAAGCTTTAGGTGTAACTCTCAACTTAATCAGGATCAAGATAGCTACACTGGGGAGAAGCCCCATCAACCTAAGGAGTGTGGCAAAGCCGTTAGCGTTAATGCAAAATTAATTTGGCATCAAAGACTTCACAGTGGGGAGAAGCCCTTCAAATGTGTAGAGTGTGGAAAAAGCTTCAGTTACAGTTCCCATTATATCACACATCAGACTATCCACAGTGGGGAGAAGCCCTATCAGTGTAAGGTGTGTGGCAAAGCCTTCAGCGTTAATGGGAGTCTGAGTAGGCATCAGAGAATCCATACAGGAGAGAGGCCCTATCAGTGCAAGGAGTGTGGGAATGGCTTTAGCTGCAGTTCTGCATATATCACACATCAGAGagtccacactggagagaaaccttacgaGTGTAATGACTGTGGGAAAGCTTTCAATGTTAATGCAAAATTAATTCAACATCAGAGgatccacactggagagaaaccttatgaatgtaatgagtgtgggaaAGGATTCAGGTGCAGCTCCCAGCTTAGGCAGCATCAGAGCATCCACACTGGAGAGAGACCCTATCAGTGTAAGGAGTGTGGAAAAGCCTTTAGTAATAATGCAAAACTCATTCAGCATCAAAgaattcacacaggagagaaaccctatgcaTGTActgaatgtggaaaagcctttgGCGTCAAAGGGAAGTTAATCCAGCACCAGAGAATCCACACGGGTGAGAAACCCTATGAGtgtaaagaatgtgggaaagccttcaggtGTAACTCCCAGCTTCGGCAGCATCTGAGAATCCACACCGGGGAGAAGCCCTATGAGTGTAATGAGTGTGGAAAGGCCTTCAACGTTAATGCAAAACTAATGCAGCACCAGAGGATTCACACTGGGGAGAAGCCCTTTGaatgtaatgagtgtgggaaATGCTTTACTTCTAAAAGAAACCTAGTTGATCATCACCGAATCCACACTGGAGAAAAGCCTTATCAGTGTacggaatgtgggaaagccttcagcaTCAATGCCAAACTAACTAGGCATCAGAGAATACACACTGGGGAGAAACCATTCAAATGTATGGAATGTGAGAAAGCATTTAGCTGTAGTTCTGACTATATTGTACATCAGAGAatacatactggagagaaaccctttcAATGTAAGGAGTGTGGAAAAGCCTTCCATGTTAATGCCCATTTAATTCGGCATCAGAGAAGCCACACTGGGGAGAAACCTTTCAGATGTGTGGAGTGTGGCAAAGGCTTCAGCTATAGTTCTGACTGTATTATACATCAGACTGTCCATACTTGGAAGAAACCctgtgtgtgtaatgtgtgtgggaaagccttcaggtTTAGCTTCCAACTTAGTCAGCATCAGAGTGTCCATAGTGAAGGAAAGTCCTAA